A region from the Mesorhizobium sp. J8 genome encodes:
- a CDS encoding Gfo/Idh/MocA family protein — translation MADKVKILVVGLGNMGASHASAYHRSEGFEIVGIMSRTIKSNKKIPNELAGYPLYEDFDLALKETKPDAVSINSWPNTHAEYALKAIAANCHVFMEKPLATNIADAEKVVAAARAKNRKLVLGYILRVHPSWIKFIEVGKTLGKPLVMRLNLNQQSSGTAWHWHKNLIDSLIPIVDCGVHYVDVMCQLTGAKPVRVHGIGAKLWAEADKQNYGHLHVTFDDGSVGWYEAGWGPMMSETAYFVKDVVGPKGAVSIVAGQGASSAKDAEEVSDSADIDRHTKTDALKIHYAQVDGDKNFARPDEIVSMEDEPGHQELCDREQAFFLRAIREDLDLTEQMDAAVNSLRIVLAAEQSIAEKRTVELA, via the coding sequence ATGGCCGACAAAGTGAAAATTCTGGTGGTTGGTCTGGGCAATATGGGCGCTTCGCATGCCAGCGCCTATCACCGCTCCGAAGGCTTCGAGATCGTCGGCATCATGAGCCGCACGATCAAGAGCAACAAGAAGATCCCGAACGAGCTCGCCGGCTATCCGCTCTACGAGGATTTCGACCTGGCGCTGAAGGAGACGAAGCCCGATGCGGTCTCCATCAACAGCTGGCCGAACACCCATGCCGAATACGCGCTGAAGGCGATCGCCGCCAACTGCCATGTGTTCATGGAAAAGCCCTTGGCCACCAACATCGCGGATGCCGAGAAGGTGGTGGCCGCGGCGCGCGCCAAGAACCGCAAGCTGGTGCTGGGCTACATCCTGCGCGTCCACCCGTCCTGGATCAAATTCATCGAGGTTGGCAAGACGCTCGGCAAGCCGCTGGTGATGCGACTCAACCTCAACCAGCAGAGCAGCGGCACCGCCTGGCACTGGCACAAGAACCTGATCGACTCGCTGATCCCGATCGTCGACTGCGGCGTGCACTATGTCGACGTCATGTGCCAGCTGACCGGCGCCAAGCCGGTGCGCGTGCACGGCATCGGCGCCAAGCTCTGGGCCGAGGCCGACAAGCAGAATTACGGCCATTTGCACGTCACCTTCGATGACGGCTCGGTCGGCTGGTATGAGGCAGGCTGGGGTCCGATGATGAGCGAGACAGCCTATTTCGTGAAGGACGTGGTCGGCCCGAAGGGCGCCGTCTCGATCGTCGCCGGTCAGGGGGCAAGCAGCGCCAAGGACGCCGAGGAGGTGTCCGATTCTGCCGATATCGACCGCCACACCAAGACCGACGCGCTGAAGATCCATTATGCGCAGGTGGACGGCGACAAGAATTTTGCCAGGCCCGACGAGATCGTCAGCATGGAGGACGAGCCCGGGCATCAGGAACTCTGCGACCGCGAGCAGGCCTTCTTCCTGCGCGCCATTCGCGAGGACCTCGATTTGACCGAGCAGATGGATGCCGCGGTCAACAGCCTGCGCATTGTGCTGGCGGCCGAGCAGAGCATCGCCGAGAAGCGGACCGTCGAGTTGGCCTGA
- a CDS encoding K(+)-transporting ATPase subunit F yields the protein MLLDYILGGAVTLFLLAYLTYALIRPERF from the coding sequence ATGCTTCTCGATTACATTCTCGGCGGCGCGGTGACCTTGTTCCTGCTCGCCTATCTCACCTACGCGCTCATCCGCCCAGAACGCTTCTGA
- a CDS encoding MurR/RpiR family transcriptional regulator, whose product MTEADSQALRTTDEDGDRHDHARRIPDIISQVKDSYAELRPAERRVADVVLDDVKYAVDASNAALAQRAGVSEPTVTRFCRAIGCEGVRDFKLKLAQSLVVGALYLATKPQPANSDSGMPFWNAVFGEARRALQEAERQIDPGQLQKAAELIAKARQVTVFGLGGSSSALAQETQYRLFRYGITISAQCDPYLMRMTASTLKPGDLVIAISATGRTREVIEAVELAKHYRANAICVTAPDTELTRVCDVRLTMAVPEYPDTLKPTASRYAFLAAIDLLAVATAYRIDGPARETVRRIKYNAQIHRTGKEMEPLGD is encoded by the coding sequence ATGACCGAAGCTGACAGCCAGGCGTTGCGAACGACGGACGAGGATGGCGACCGGCACGACCATGCCAGGCGCATTCCCGATATCATCTCGCAGGTGAAGGACAGCTATGCGGAACTGCGGCCGGCCGAGCGCCGCGTCGCCGATGTGGTGCTCGACGACGTCAAATATGCGGTCGATGCTTCCAATGCCGCACTTGCCCAGCGCGCCGGGGTCAGCGAGCCGACGGTGACCCGTTTCTGCCGTGCCATCGGCTGCGAAGGCGTGCGCGATTTCAAGCTGAAGCTGGCGCAGAGCCTCGTCGTGGGCGCGCTTTATCTCGCCACCAAGCCGCAACCTGCGAACAGCGACAGCGGCATGCCGTTCTGGAATGCCGTCTTCGGCGAGGCACGACGCGCGCTTCAGGAGGCGGAGCGGCAGATCGATCCCGGGCAGTTGCAAAAGGCGGCGGAGCTGATCGCCAAGGCGCGTCAGGTAACGGTGTTCGGCCTCGGCGGCAGCTCGTCGGCGCTGGCGCAGGAGACACAATACCGGCTGTTCCGCTACGGCATCACCATCAGCGCGCAATGCGATCCGTATCTGATGCGCATGACCGCGTCGACGCTGAAGCCCGGCGACCTGGTCATCGCGATCTCGGCGACGGGGCGCACGCGCGAGGTGATCGAAGCGGTGGAGCTCGCCAAGCACTACCGCGCCAACGCGATCTGCGTGACGGCACCCGACACCGAACTGACACGCGTCTGCGACGTGCGGTTGACGATGGCTGTTCCGGAATATCCCGATACGCTGAAGCCGACCGCTTCGCGCTACGCTTTCCTCGCTGCCATCGACCTGCTGGCGGTGGCGACCGCTTACAGGATCGATGGCCCGGCGCGCGAGACCGTGCGCCGCATCAAGTACAACGCCCAGATTCATCGGACAGGCAAGGAGATGGAGCCGCTGGGAGATTGA
- a CDS encoding ABC transporter substrate-binding protein, translating to MTNDNPINSSAPAGISRRYFLQVTAAGVVTASALGASGLKARAAAYEKFTWISPRGTLEVLDDYPYWSAKKAGYFGDLNTDMQPGPSDGTATVKFVDVGQADMGFPSPGVFSFAIQNGMKLKSVFHMGARDTFSIAFRKGQGTKNLKDLEGKTILLGSAAWQAIVDPLLAAQGVDIKKVKYVEAGWPTWGTALAGGQGDAALSWEGLRAEWIAKGLDFEYWLGVQNSKLPANTFVVRAADLEDADKKAFLEKYLRGWAMGLEFGYQNPRAAVEAVFEQFPTLAKNLGPELGTTSILQQINVFRGDMDKRGGWGSHDMASWQGFFDEILKIGQITAPVKAEDVCTNDLIPAANDFDKAKVKADADGAKLSEGFAALDVEKIKAHLFDSAVK from the coding sequence ATGACCAACGACAATCCGATCAATTCCAGTGCTCCGGCCGGCATCAGCCGCCGCTATTTCCTGCAGGTGACGGCCGCAGGTGTCGTGACCGCCTCAGCGCTCGGCGCGTCCGGCCTGAAGGCCAGAGCCGCGGCCTATGAGAAATTCACCTGGATCTCGCCGCGCGGCACGCTCGAAGTGCTGGACGACTATCCTTACTGGTCGGCGAAGAAAGCCGGCTATTTCGGCGACCTCAACACCGACATGCAACCTGGTCCGTCGGACGGCACCGCGACGGTGAAGTTCGTCGATGTCGGCCAGGCCGACATGGGCTTCCCCTCGCCCGGCGTCTTCTCCTTCGCCATCCAGAACGGCATGAAGCTGAAGTCCGTCTTCCACATGGGCGCCCGCGACACTTTCAGCATCGCCTTCCGCAAGGGCCAGGGCACCAAGAACCTCAAGGACCTCGAGGGCAAGACCATCCTGCTCGGCTCCGCCGCCTGGCAGGCGATCGTCGATCCGCTGCTGGCGGCCCAGGGCGTGGACATCAAGAAGGTGAAATATGTCGAGGCCGGCTGGCCGACCTGGGGCACGGCGCTTGCCGGCGGCCAGGGCGATGCGGCGCTGTCATGGGAAGGCTTGCGCGCCGAATGGATCGCCAAGGGCCTCGACTTCGAATATTGGCTGGGCGTGCAGAATTCCAAGCTGCCCGCCAACACCTTCGTCGTGCGCGCCGCCGACCTCGAGGATGCCGACAAGAAGGCCTTCCTGGAGAAATACCTGCGCGGCTGGGCGATGGGCCTCGAATTCGGCTACCAGAACCCGCGCGCCGCGGTCGAAGCGGTGTTCGAGCAGTTCCCGACTTTGGCCAAGAACCTCGGCCCCGAGCTCGGCACCACTTCGATCCTGCAGCAGATCAACGTCTTCCGCGGCGACATGGACAAGCGCGGCGGCTGGGGCTCGCACGACATGGCGAGTTGGCAAGGCTTCTTCGACGAGATCCTCAAGATCGGCCAGATCACCGCACCGGTGAAGGCCGAGGACGTCTGCACCAACGACCTGATCCCGGCCGCCAACGACTTCGACAAGGCCAAGGTCAAGGCTGATGCCGACGGCGCAAAACTGTCGGAAGGCTTCGCCGCGCTCGACGTCGAGAAGATCAAGGCGCACCTGTTCGACTCCGCCGTTAAGTAG
- a CDS encoding ABC transporter permease → MSGGDAIPEFSKAKSGDGQDVSLTNLSAFASGPGIKSGAEVAAILAVAVVIIGGIELALRVFHVPQYIMPPPSSIVYALFDEFPLIAPHLGYTLVELVSGFAIGAVVGLVMAAVITQFPFAEKIVAPYILILVTTPMLALVPLLILRFGFGYTPRIIAVALAAGPMVMINAATGFRRVDSAKIALARSYGASTLQIFWKIRAPMALPMILVGLMIGAIFGLLTAVGAEMVGGGFGLGNRLTSYSSMIQMPQFFAVVLILSTLGILIYVLFFLIGKKWASWET, encoded by the coding sequence GTGAGCGGGGGCGACGCCATTCCGGAATTCTCCAAGGCGAAGTCGGGCGACGGCCAGGATGTCAGCCTGACCAACCTGTCCGCCTTCGCCAGCGGGCCCGGTATCAAGTCCGGCGCCGAGGTGGCGGCTATCCTCGCCGTCGCCGTGGTGATCATCGGCGGCATCGAGCTGGCGCTGCGCGTCTTCCACGTGCCGCAATACATCATGCCGCCGCCGAGCTCGATCGTTTACGCTCTCTTCGACGAGTTCCCGCTGATCGCGCCGCATCTCGGCTACACGCTGGTCGAGCTTGTCTCGGGCTTCGCCATCGGCGCCGTTGTCGGCCTGGTGATGGCGGCGGTGATCACCCAGTTTCCCTTCGCCGAGAAGATCGTCGCGCCCTATATCCTGATCCTCGTCACCACACCGATGCTGGCGCTGGTGCCGCTGCTCATCCTGCGCTTCGGCTTCGGCTACACGCCGCGCATCATCGCCGTCGCGCTGGCAGCCGGCCCGATGGTGATGATCAACGCCGCCACCGGTTTCCGCCGCGTCGACAGTGCCAAGATCGCCTTGGCCCGCTCCTATGGCGCCAGCACCTTGCAGATCTTCTGGAAGATCAGAGCGCCCATGGCGCTGCCGATGATCCTGGTCGGGCTGATGATCGGCGCGATCTTCGGCCTGCTCACCGCCGTCGGCGCCGAGATGGTCGGCGGCGGCTTCGGCCTCGGCAACCGGCTGACCTCCTATTCGTCGATGATCCAGATGCCGCAATTCTTCGCGGTGGTGCTGATCCTGTCGACGCTCGGCATCCTGATCTACGTGCTGTTCTTCCTGATCGGCAAGAAATGGGCGAGCTGGGAGACGTGA
- a CDS encoding amidase produces MAAISKSLLETYTNSDALALADLVKRGEVSPAELVEAAITMIDRLNPSLNAVIHRLYDMARAQAPTVDKTAPFAGVPYLLKELASSWKGAPNTNSCFYLKDFVADSDSEVVRRIKAAGLVLVGKSNAPENGWSITTEPKLYGTTKNPWKEGITPGGSSGGAAAAIASRMVPIAEASDGAGSIRVPASCCGIVGLKPSRGRVSLAPFGDYWYGGAYFLCCSRTVRDTAAYLDAVAGALPGDPYTPPVPSDSWLNLSARAPKKLRIGFTVTPPNGTTVDPEVEATVLSAVALLERLGHDVERHDMPLDADAVWKTYTDMTCVQTAATFDFLETLVGRPVTPNDVEPLTWAIIQRGRATSGIKHISDVEQLRLIGRDIVGDLSSYDIFITPTLTQLPRPLGYYDMSETDLDRYNAKWGDAVFNFPFNISGLPAISLPLGQSAGGVPVGVQLVGRYGDEATVLALSSQLEGEMPWKDRRPEFGLSFPT; encoded by the coding sequence ATGGCAGCGATCTCGAAGAGCTTGCTCGAAACCTACACCAACTCGGACGCGCTGGCGCTCGCCGACCTGGTGAAGCGCGGCGAGGTTTCGCCGGCCGAGCTGGTCGAAGCGGCGATCACCATGATCGATCGCCTGAACCCCTCGCTCAACGCGGTCATCCATCGTCTCTACGACATGGCCCGCGCCCAGGCGCCGACGGTCGACAAAACCGCGCCCTTCGCCGGCGTGCCCTATCTGCTCAAGGAGCTCGCCTCGTCCTGGAAAGGCGCGCCCAACACCAACTCCTGCTTCTACCTGAAGGACTTCGTCGCCGATTCCGACAGCGAGGTGGTGCGCCGCATAAAGGCGGCCGGACTGGTGCTCGTCGGTAAATCCAACGCGCCCGAGAACGGCTGGTCGATCACCACGGAGCCGAAACTTTACGGCACGACGAAGAACCCGTGGAAGGAAGGCATCACGCCGGGCGGGTCGAGCGGCGGCGCCGCCGCCGCGATTGCCTCGCGTATGGTGCCGATCGCCGAAGCCAGCGACGGCGCCGGCTCGATCCGCGTGCCGGCTTCCTGCTGCGGCATCGTCGGGCTGAAACCGTCGCGCGGTCGCGTCAGCCTCGCCCCCTTCGGTGACTATTGGTATGGCGGCGCCTACTTCCTCTGCTGCTCGCGCACGGTACGCGACACCGCCGCCTATCTCGACGCGGTCGCCGGCGCCCTGCCCGGCGACCCCTACACGCCACCGGTTCCCAGCGACAGTTGGCTGAACCTTTCCGCGCGTGCCCCGAAGAAATTGCGCATCGGCTTCACCGTCACGCCGCCCAACGGCACGACGGTGGACCCTGAGGTCGAAGCGACCGTGCTCTCCGCGGTCGCCTTGCTCGAACGCCTCGGCCACGACGTCGAGCGGCACGACATGCCGCTCGATGCCGACGCCGTATGGAAGACCTACACCGACATGACCTGCGTGCAGACGGCCGCGACCTTCGATTTCCTCGAAACGCTCGTCGGCCGGCCCGTTACGCCGAACGATGTCGAACCGTTGACCTGGGCGATCATCCAGCGCGGGCGCGCGACCAGCGGCATCAAGCATATTTCCGATGTCGAGCAATTGAGGCTGATAGGCCGCGACATCGTCGGCGACCTCAGTTCGTACGACATCTTCATCACCCCGACGCTGACGCAATTGCCTCGCCCGCTCGGCTATTACGACATGTCGGAAACCGATCTCGACCGCTACAACGCCAAATGGGGCGACGCGGTCTTCAACTTCCCCTTCAACATCTCCGGCCTGCCGGCGATCTCGCTGCCACTCGGGCAATCGGCCGGCGGCGTGCCGGTCGGCGTGCAGCTCGTCGGCCGCTACGGCGACGAGGCGACGGTGCTGGCGCTATCATCGCAGCTGGAAGGCGAGATGCCGTGGAAGGACCGGCGGCCGGAATTTGGATTATCCTTCCCCACCTGA
- a CDS encoding ABC transporter ATP-binding protein: MSTASARTPKLGVQAATKVYQTGSGDLLALDRCSLDVQSNEIVSIVGPSGCGKTTLLWSMSGLHRLTAGAILLDGKEITGPRPEIGIVFQEANLLPWRNLDANINFPFEIKGEKPDRAWIAHLLNRVGLDGFGGKFPRELSGGMQQRAAIVRALALKPSVLLMDEPFGALDSFTREEMNRLVEEIWLDTKTTIVFITHSIEEAIFLSDRVVVLTTRPGRVAKVYDVPFPRPRSLEIMATKEVFDLTNKIKMDIVGERRPKAQEQPEHKSAEIVRIRP; the protein is encoded by the coding sequence ATGAGTACGGCAAGCGCAAGAACGCCGAAGCTCGGCGTGCAGGCAGCGACGAAGGTCTATCAGACGGGCTCCGGTGATCTTCTGGCGCTGGATCGCTGCAGCCTCGATGTGCAATCCAACGAGATCGTTTCGATCGTCGGGCCCTCGGGCTGCGGCAAGACCACGCTGTTGTGGTCGATGTCGGGCCTGCATCGCCTGACCGCGGGCGCGATCCTGCTCGACGGCAAGGAGATCACTGGACCGCGCCCCGAGATCGGCATCGTCTTCCAGGAAGCGAACCTCCTGCCCTGGCGCAATCTCGACGCCAACATCAACTTCCCGTTCGAGATCAAGGGCGAGAAGCCCGACCGCGCCTGGATCGCGCATCTGCTCAACCGCGTCGGGCTCGACGGTTTCGGCGGCAAGTTCCCGCGCGAGCTTTCCGGCGGCATGCAGCAGCGCGCCGCGATCGTGCGCGCCCTGGCGCTGAAGCCTTCGGTGCTTTTGATGGACGAACCCTTCGGCGCGCTCGACAGCTTCACCCGCGAGGAGATGAACCGCCTTGTCGAGGAGATCTGGCTCGACACCAAGACCACCATCGTCTTCATCACCCACTCGATCGAGGAGGCGATCTTCCTCTCCGACCGCGTCGTGGTGCTGACGACGCGGCCCGGCCGCGTCGCCAAGGTCTACGACGTGCCGTTCCCGCGCCCGCGTTCGCTGGAAATCATGGCGACGAAAGAAGTCTTCGACCTCACCAACAAGATCAAGATGGACATCGTCGGCGAGCGGAGGCCGAAGGCCCAGGAACAGCCGGAGCACAAGAGCGCTGAAATCGTGAGGATCAGGCCGTGA